A portion of the Halogeometricum sp. S1BR25-6 genome contains these proteins:
- the panB gene encoding 3-methyl-2-oxobutanoate hydroxymethyltransferase, with the protein MTTVRDVREMAGSTPITMLTAYDATTARVANDAGIDVLLVGDSVGNTDLGYDSTLPVTADDIASRTAAVARGAEDALVVADMPFLSVGVDDAESVRNCGRMVKEADADAVKLESGPHTVELTERLVELGVPVMAHLGLTPQRMKETGYGRQGTTRDEAHEILDLARKHEDAGAFALVLEHVPANLAAQVTDALSIPTIGIGAGGDCDGQVLVVDDVLGLSERSPPFAARFGDLRSEMLDAVSDYREAVESGDFPAEEHGHTADELDELY; encoded by the coding sequence ATGACGACGGTACGCGACGTGCGAGAGATGGCGGGTTCGACGCCGATAACGATGCTGACCGCCTACGACGCGACGACCGCCCGAGTGGCGAACGACGCGGGCATCGACGTGCTCCTCGTCGGCGACAGCGTGGGGAACACCGACCTCGGCTACGACTCCACGCTCCCGGTCACGGCCGACGACATCGCGTCGCGGACGGCGGCCGTCGCCCGCGGCGCGGAGGACGCTCTCGTCGTCGCCGACATGCCCTTCCTCTCCGTCGGCGTCGACGACGCCGAGAGCGTCCGCAACTGCGGGCGGATGGTGAAAGAGGCCGACGCCGACGCGGTGAAGTTGGAATCCGGCCCGCACACGGTCGAACTCACCGAACGACTCGTCGAACTCGGCGTCCCCGTGATGGCCCACCTCGGTCTCACCCCCCAACGAATGAAGGAGACGGGGTACGGCCGGCAGGGGACGACGCGAGACGAGGCCCATGAGATACTCGATTTGGCCCGCAAACACGAGGACGCCGGTGCGTTCGCCCTCGTCCTCGAACACGTCCCCGCCAACCTCGCCGCGCAGGTGACCGACGCGCTCTCGATTCCCACCATCGGCATCGGCGCGGGCGGCGACTGCGACGGACAGGTGCTCGTCGTCGACGACGTCCTCGGCCTCTCCGAGCGGTCGCCGCCGTTCGCGGCGCGGTTCGGCGACCTCAGAAGCGAGATGCTCGACGCCGTCTCCGACTACCGCGAAGCGGTCGAATCCGGCGACTTCCCGGCCGAGGAGCACGGTCACACCGCCGACGAACTGGACGAGTTGTACTGA